From Centropristis striata isolate RG_2023a ecotype Rhode Island chromosome 16, C.striata_1.0, whole genome shotgun sequence, a single genomic window includes:
- the LOC131988746 gene encoding transcriptional regulator ATRX homolog — translation MAIESGTEAYKGKSLDEIDFCLEVPSSSEVEPGQESISGSSKNVLSESSSESTQESDEETNLVTSEVSSSRRPDRRKRTKKTGSSKEKRPKMDSETLQDSAEETNLPTSEVSSSRRPDRRKRTKKTGSSKEKRPKMDSETLQDSDEETNLVTSEASSSRRPDRHKRTKKTGSSKEKRPKMDSETLQDSDGVEPSFLQKKSRPRPWSTIEEQAIWRQLGQFITLKRVPGKNACIKALDAEPVLCSRDWRDVKNKAYNAITALKSKQM, via the exons ATGGCAATCGAGAGTGGGACGGAGGCGTACAAAGGGAAATCTCTTGACGAGATTGACTTCTGCTTAGAAG TCCCCTCATCTTCAGAAGTGGAACCTGGACAGGAGTCAATTAGCGGAAGTTCTAAGAACGTCTTAAGTGAGAGTTCTTCTGAATCCACTCAAGAATCAGATG AAGAAACAAACCTTGTGACATCTGAGGTGTCGTCTTCAAGACGACCAGACAGGCGCAAGAGGACTAAGAAAACAG GGTCCTCCAAAGAAAAGAGGCCAAAGATGGACTCAGAGACACTTCAGGATTCAGCTG AAGAAACAAACCTTCCGACATCTGAGGTGTCGTCTTCAAGACGACCAGACAGGCGCAAGAGGACTAAGAAAACAG GGTCCTCCAAAGAAAAGAGGCCAAAGATGGACTCAGAGACACTTCAGGATTCAGATG AAGAAACAAACCTTGTGACATCTGAGGCGTCGTCTTCAAGACGACCAGACAGGCACAAGAGGACTAAGAAAACAG GGTCCTCCAAAGAAAAGAGGCCAAAGATGGACTCAGAGACACTTCAGGATTCAGATG GTGTGGAGccatctttcctccagaaaaaaagtcGTCCCAGGCCTTGGAGTACTATAGAAGAACAAGCAATATGGCGACAGCTTGGACAGTTCATAACTCTGAAAAGAGTTCCTGGTAAAAATGCATGTATCAAGGCTCTTGATGCAGAACCGGTACTCTGCAGCCGTGATTGGAGGGATGTGAAGAACAAAGCATACAATGCCATCACAGCCCTTAAAAGTAAGCAGATGTAg